A window of Haliscomenobacter hydrossis DSM 1100 contains these coding sequences:
- a CDS encoding Rossmann-like and DUF2520 domain-containing protein, whose protein sequence is MTINIIGSGKVAFHLSKRLHACGLTIRQIYSRQLDPALQLATAINAQGISRWKDVQADGVDLIIIAVSDQAIPEVAKALAKHLPNPPLVVHTSGSSPLHWLSDVLPRTGIFYPLQSFSWGREPNFAEIPMCIEAQHPADEKLLLELGQRISQKVQLTTEADRKTLHLAAVFVNNFVNELYQIGAAILAEKQLPFDLLLPLIQETAAKVQAQAPAEMQTGPALRGDLATIERQLDLLEAHPEWRELYGLMTGLIRG, encoded by the coding sequence GTGACCATCAACATCATCGGTTCCGGCAAAGTAGCCTTCCACCTCAGTAAAAGGCTCCATGCCTGTGGCCTCACTATCCGTCAAATCTACAGTCGCCAATTGGACCCAGCGCTTCAGTTGGCGACTGCTATTAATGCCCAGGGCATCAGCCGCTGGAAAGATGTACAGGCAGATGGGGTGGATTTGATCATCATCGCGGTAAGTGATCAGGCGATTCCTGAAGTGGCCAAAGCCTTGGCCAAACACCTCCCTAATCCGCCACTGGTGGTACACACCTCCGGGAGTAGTCCCTTGCACTGGCTGAGTGATGTTTTGCCCCGTACGGGAATTTTTTATCCGCTGCAAAGTTTTTCCTGGGGGCGCGAGCCCAATTTTGCGGAAATCCCGATGTGTATCGAAGCCCAGCACCCTGCCGATGAAAAACTTCTGCTTGAACTCGGACAGCGCATCAGTCAAAAAGTACAACTGACCACCGAAGCCGACCGCAAAACCTTGCACCTCGCGGCGGTATTTGTCAACAATTTCGTGAATGAATTGTACCAGATCGGCGCAGCAATCCTGGCTGAAAAACAGCTGCCTTTTGATCTCTTGTTGCCCCTGATCCAAGAGACAGCAGCAAAGGTGCAAGCGCAAGCTCCTGCCGAAATGCAAACCGGCCCGGCACTACGGGGCGATTTGGCCACAATTGAACGACAGCTGGATTTGTTGGAGGCTCATCCCGAATGGCGGGAATTGTATGGCTTGATGACGGGATTGATCCGGGGCTGA
- a CDS encoding cytochrome c maturation protein CcmE: MKRIYLIAGVMVAIAIALLVNSAKDMSTYGSFADANTSSKKIKIAGKLAKNKPMVYDPVKDPNHFSFFIKDSAGEEHKVVLLKAKPQDFEMSEQIVVTGRMKDGVFVATDLLMKCPSKYKDEEIAIKSKQNG; encoded by the coding sequence ATGAAGCGGATCTATCTCATCGCGGGAGTAATGGTGGCCATCGCCATCGCGCTCCTGGTCAACTCAGCCAAGGACATGAGTACCTATGGCTCTTTTGCCGACGCGAATACCAGCAGCAAAAAGATCAAAATTGCTGGGAAATTGGCCAAAAACAAACCGATGGTTTACGACCCGGTCAAAGACCCCAACCATTTCAGTTTTTTCATCAAAGACAGTGCCGGGGAAGAGCACAAAGTGGTACTGCTGAAGGCCAAGCCCCAAGACTTTGAAATGTCGGAGCAAATTGTCGTAACCGGCCGCATGAAAGATGGCGTATTTGTAGCGACGGATTTATTGATGAAATGTCCTTCCAAATACAAGGACGAAGAAATCGCCATCAAGAGTAAACAGAACGGGTAA
- the ccsA gene encoding cytochrome c biogenesis protein CcsA, with product MEKIQYIGETLLPGQIGQLGVLLGFVGALLSMVAYWFATQRQETLEYEGWRKIGRIAFLAHGVGIFAVIGSLLYAMTHQLYEYQYVQGHVSEELPMKFIFSALWEGQEGSFLLWMFWHIVLGCILLVKGKSWETSTLTVLAAIQAVLGSMILGVYLGFGDEASKIGSNPMLLLRQTIDAPIFAQADYVKLIKGNGLSPALQNYWMTIHPPTLFLGFASTAIPFAYAIAGLWTKRHTEWLKPALPWALFCGSILGTGILMGSAWAYEALNFGGYWAWDPVENTSLVPWLIIIAGVHTNLISKATGHSVRSSYIFYLLSFLLVVYSTFLTRSGVLGETSVHAFTGSGLGNQLIFFIAAFTLPSLIMMIWRWRQIPSPKTEEATTSKEFWMFIGTLILLFSAVLITGSTSLPVFNKIVQYFNPAYQGRVITEPVIHFNKYQLWIGVFIGYFSGFAQYLRFREHNWSKNAQRFAIHVGAALAIAGVLTYLSSLLIQLPTWQYVLLTFSGYFTIVTNLDYLINYLKGNLKAAGSVFAHIGFGLMLVGIMASGVNRKIISSNAFLMDGLIEGGDEEMSKKNISLFKNVPTLMQDYMVTYVKDTLVDFTRTYTVNYQRKNKAGKVIEDFNLYPTILYEKTFTKIATSNPDTRHYWTKDVFTHISALPEVEQNFELKKQREEELKYQPLELAQGRTVLLLDTLEVENRDTVFTRTFQISLESISRNPAHKDYKPEPGDLAFSTKLKIRRSDDDSVYYANPAILLRGQLIYTYPDQIDDLSSKFKISQEAIEKVFAFDNQLKYEDLNLRQGDVGTWQDLKISFTGFNKNPEHPDYTRKEGDLAVGAMLDISAPDGKVYHAEPIFLIRDGQPLNVKVEVGELGLHLRFPLLNPGNETIQLMLAKSSAPSSIPIEVATDALPSNYIVLEAMEFPGINVFWLGTLLMMFGLGFSIWNRMSTRRTAEVAAA from the coding sequence ATGGAAAAAATCCAATACATTGGCGAAACCCTGCTGCCAGGGCAGATCGGGCAGTTGGGCGTTTTGCTGGGATTCGTAGGTGCATTATTATCGATGGTGGCTTATTGGTTTGCCACCCAACGCCAGGAAACACTAGAATACGAAGGCTGGCGAAAAATTGGGAGAATTGCTTTTTTGGCCCACGGTGTGGGCATTTTCGCGGTCATTGGCTCCTTATTGTACGCCATGACCCACCAATTGTACGAGTATCAATACGTACAAGGACACGTTTCGGAAGAATTGCCGATGAAGTTCATTTTTTCCGCACTTTGGGAAGGACAAGAGGGCAGTTTTTTGCTCTGGATGTTCTGGCACATCGTGTTGGGTTGTATTTTATTGGTCAAAGGCAAATCCTGGGAGACCTCGACCTTGACTGTTCTTGCGGCCATTCAAGCGGTGCTTGGCTCCATGATCTTGGGCGTTTATTTGGGCTTTGGGGACGAAGCTTCCAAAATTGGCAGTAACCCCATGTTGTTGTTGCGCCAAACGATTGACGCGCCCATTTTTGCGCAGGCAGATTACGTAAAATTGATCAAAGGGAACGGCTTGTCACCAGCTTTGCAAAACTACTGGATGACCATCCACCCTCCTACCCTGTTCCTAGGCTTTGCTTCCACCGCCATTCCATTTGCGTATGCTATTGCGGGTTTGTGGACCAAACGGCACACCGAATGGTTGAAACCCGCTTTGCCCTGGGCACTGTTTTGTGGTTCCATCCTGGGTACGGGCATTTTGATGGGTTCAGCCTGGGCTTACGAAGCCCTCAACTTTGGGGGTTATTGGGCTTGGGATCCCGTGGAAAACACCTCACTGGTACCCTGGTTGATCATCATCGCCGGCGTCCATACCAACCTGATTTCTAAAGCTACCGGACATTCGGTGCGCAGTTCCTATATTTTTTACCTCCTGAGTTTCCTGTTGGTGGTGTATTCCACCTTCCTTACGCGCAGTGGGGTGCTGGGCGAAACATCGGTACATGCTTTTACCGGGTCAGGTTTGGGCAACCAGCTGATCTTTTTTATCGCCGCTTTTACGCTACCTAGTTTGATCATGATGATCTGGCGCTGGCGGCAAATTCCGAGCCCCAAAACGGAGGAGGCCACAACTTCCAAAGAATTTTGGATGTTCATCGGTACCCTGATTTTGTTGTTTTCGGCGGTACTCATTACTGGGTCAACTTCGTTGCCCGTTTTTAATAAAATTGTACAGTACTTTAATCCAGCATACCAGGGACGGGTCATCACCGAGCCGGTGATTCACTTCAATAAGTACCAGCTCTGGATTGGGGTGTTTATTGGTTATTTTTCGGGTTTTGCGCAATACCTGCGCTTTCGGGAGCACAATTGGAGCAAAAATGCCCAACGTTTTGCCATCCACGTCGGTGCAGCGCTGGCCATTGCCGGGGTACTGACCTACCTCAGCAGTTTATTGATCCAATTGCCCACCTGGCAATACGTACTGTTGACCTTTAGTGGCTATTTCACGATTGTGACCAACCTGGATTACCTGATCAATTACCTGAAAGGGAATTTGAAAGCGGCGGGGTCGGTTTTTGCCCACATTGGGTTTGGACTCATGCTGGTGGGCATCATGGCTTCGGGGGTCAACCGCAAAATCATTTCCTCCAACGCCTTTTTGATGGATGGTTTGATTGAAGGTGGAGACGAGGAAATGAGCAAAAAGAACATCTCCCTGTTCAAAAACGTGCCCACCCTGATGCAGGATTACATGGTGACTTACGTAAAAGATACCCTGGTCGACTTCACCAGAACCTATACTGTAAACTACCAGCGCAAAAACAAGGCGGGTAAAGTCATTGAGGATTTCAACCTTTATCCGACCATTTTGTACGAAAAAACCTTCACCAAAATTGCCACTTCCAACCCGGATACGCGGCATTATTGGACCAAAGACGTGTTCACCCACATCAGCGCACTGCCAGAGGTAGAACAAAACTTTGAGCTCAAAAAACAACGGGAAGAGGAACTGAAATACCAGCCGCTGGAATTGGCTCAAGGCCGTACGGTCTTGTTGCTCGATACACTGGAAGTAGAAAACCGGGATACCGTCTTCACCCGTACGTTTCAGATCAGTCTGGAGTCGATCAGCCGCAATCCCGCACACAAGGATTACAAACCCGAACCGGGTGACCTGGCCTTCAGCACCAAACTAAAAATTCGCCGCAGCGACGACGATAGTGTGTACTACGCCAATCCCGCCATCCTGCTGCGAGGACAGCTAATTTACACGTATCCCGATCAAATTGACGACCTGAGCAGCAAGTTCAAAATCAGCCAGGAAGCCATCGAAAAGGTCTTTGCGTTTGACAACCAGCTCAAATACGAGGACCTCAATCTGCGTCAAGGCGATGTAGGTACCTGGCAAGACCTGAAGATCAGTTTCACTGGTTTCAATAAAAATCCCGAGCACCCGGATTACACCCGCAAGGAAGGAGACTTGGCTGTAGGCGCCATGCTCGACATCAGCGCGCCCGATGGCAAGGTATACCACGCCGAGCCCATCTTCCTGATTCGGGATGGACAACCCTTGAATGTGAAGGTTGAGGTTGGCGAATTGGGTTTGCACCTGCGCTTCCCATTGCTCAATCCGGGCAATGAAACCATTCAACTGATGTTGGCCAAATCCAGTGCACCCAGCAGCATTCCCATCGAAGTGGCTACAGATGCCTTGCCTTCGAACTACATCGTGTTGGAGGCGATGGAATTCCCGGGCATCAATGTATTCTGGTTGGGCACGCTGCTGATGATGTTTGGCTTGGGTTTCAGCATTTGGAATCGGATGAGTACGCGGCGTACTGCTGAAGTTGCAGCAGCTTAA
- a CDS encoding cell division ATP-binding protein FtsE, whose product MSKLIVRLQDVVIKQGDQEVLGGVNLRVNEGEFTYLIGKTGSGKSSLLKALYGALPLVQGQGEVAGFDLNQLNRNTIPLLRRKLGIVFQDFNLLNDRSVYNNLLFTLKATGWSKRQEIQARIDEVLQQVGLAGQGPKMPHQLSGGEQQRVVIARALLNTPALIIADEPTGNLDPETSDEILLLMRHLSKQNNAAVLFATHDYRILENFPARIIRCLNGKIFDDQEISL is encoded by the coding sequence ATGAGCAAGTTAATCGTAAGGCTACAAGACGTTGTCATCAAACAGGGAGACCAGGAAGTACTCGGTGGAGTCAACCTGAGGGTCAATGAGGGCGAGTTTACGTACCTGATTGGAAAAACGGGCAGTGGTAAATCCAGTTTGCTCAAAGCGCTTTACGGTGCACTTCCACTGGTGCAAGGCCAGGGCGAAGTGGCCGGTTTTGATTTGAACCAACTCAATCGCAACACCATTCCGCTGTTGCGCCGTAAGTTGGGCATTGTGTTTCAGGATTTCAATTTACTTAACGACCGCAGCGTGTACAACAACCTGCTTTTTACCCTTAAAGCTACTGGTTGGAGCAAACGCCAGGAAATCCAGGCGCGTATCGATGAAGTACTCCAGCAAGTGGGCTTAGCAGGGCAAGGCCCCAAGATGCCGCACCAACTCTCCGGCGGCGAACAACAACGCGTGGTCATCGCCCGGGCCCTGCTCAACACGCCCGCACTCATCATCGCGGACGAACCTACCGGAAACCTCGATCCCGAAACTTCGGATGAAATTCTGCTCCTGATGCGCCACCTTTCCAAACAAAACAACGCAGCGGTACTTTTTGCGACGCATGATTACCGGATTTTGGAAAATTTCCCGGCGCGGATCATTCGTTGTCTGAATGGGAAGATTTTTGATGATCAGGAGATCAGTTTGTAG